The following DNA comes from Halalkaliarchaeum sp. AArc-CO.
GCGTCTTTGACGATATCCTGCATCGTCTACACCTTCGCCCAGTTGTGGTTCCGGCGACGCGAGTCGGCTTCGCCGTCGTTTTCGTTTATCATCTCCCGGACCGCCGAACGGATCGCTTCCGAGCGGTTCGGGAACTGGCCGGTCTCGACCATCTGTTCGACCTCCTCGATCTGCTGTTTCGGGATGCGAAGTGTCACACGCTCCATATTTTTGTTCCCCCGGTAAGACGGCCGGCCACGCCGGATACCGTCTTACACGCAAAAACCGCCCGACGTGGGCGACCCACCCCGGAGCGGCGTCACGCTGTAAGACGGCCGTCTTACGCAATCGTATCCACCGATGGAATACACTTAAAAGTACCGGCTGTCGTAAGACATTTCGGTGAACTGGCCGTAAACGGGGCTAATTCGTTCGTTTTCGGCGTTTGCACGTTTTCTATCGCTGCCTATCTCGGGTCGAGGACGTCCGCAGCCGGCGTTCGACGACCGCAACTCGGACAGAACGACCAGTCGGAACGGAGCTCGTCGCCGCAGTCACAGAACACTCTACGGGACGACTTCTCGCCGCAATTCGGGCAGTAGACGTGTTCTTCCGGGACGTCTTCGCCACATTGCGCGCACGTCTTACGCTGTGTTTTCGTTTCGTCATCCGTGTTTTCGACTTCTGTCTTACGAACGTCCTCGTTCGCGTCACTCTCTGTTTCGTGTGTGGTGTTAGAATCTACACCTTCCGCGGTAGCACCCTCGAGACTGACGTTTACGGTCACTTCGGGCGATGACGGTGGTGTATACGACCCGAAACGGGCGTCGAGCCGTTCCGAAACGAGTTCGTCGACCCGCTGGGCGATCAGCCCGTCGATCCCGTCTTCCTCGAGGCCGTCCCCGGCCGTCGAGCTCCCCGGCGATGATTTCGAGGAAACTGCCCCTGTTCGGGTCACGTCCCCGCTTTCATTGCTGTCGGACGCGTCGAGAAACGCTCGAAGTGCCTCCCGCATGACCTCGCTTTTGGAGGCGTCGTACGCCTCCAGCCGCTCGACGAGGTCGTCGTCCGCGCGGAAGGTGATCTTGCTCATCGTTCCACAATTCGTTCCCCAGTATTTTAATCTTCCCACCCGTCGGACAGGTGTCTGTCACTCGTCAGTCAACTGTCAGTCGCTACCGTTTCTTCGAGAGCTGCCCGGCCGTGTGAGCGAGACTCGCGGAAGGGCTTTCAGTCTCCTCCCCGTCACTCGAGGCATGGATTACGAAGCGAGCCTGGATCGAGCGATCGATGCCATGCCGGAGCTCGGC
Coding sequences within:
- a CDS encoding ribbon-helix-helix domain-containing protein, encoding MERVTLRIPKQQIEEVEQMVETGQFPNRSEAIRSAVREMINENDGEADSRRRNHNWAKV
- a CDS encoding zinc ribbon domain-containing protein, producing MSKITFRADDDLVERLEAYDASKSEVMREALRAFLDASDSNESGDVTRTGAVSSKSSPGSSTAGDGLEEDGIDGLIAQRVDELVSERLDARFGSYTPPSSPEVTVNVSLEGATAEGVDSNTTHETESDANEDVRKTEVENTDDETKTQRKTCAQCGEDVPEEHVYCPNCGEKSSRRVFCDCGDELRSDWSFCPSCGRRTPAADVLDPR